One Alligator mississippiensis isolate rAllMis1 chromosome 16, rAllMis1, whole genome shotgun sequence genomic region harbors:
- the TRIM29 gene encoding tripartite motif-containing protein 29 isoform X4 encodes METGSAARTNGTAVKQEDAKSQSSPKKNGEEAKKPTSPSRGEETVKSTGGSSLETGQVKSSLFPGGEWKRPIIQLVESADEKRSSYFSMDSGDTKKLPYSGVQLGDFKKPPFSFTEKGDFKKPFLAAELKKNFLATDGEGRKPLFPSSQFGDLKKPSLPFVETGDLRKLNFNRPERVAGSRPRVKLEDVLCDSCIDNKQKAVKSCLVCQASFCDLHLKPHLEGAAFRDHQLLDPIRDFEARKCPVHGKTMELFCQTDQMCICYLCMFQEHKNHSTVTVEVEKAGKEAELSLQKEQLQLKIIEIEDEVDKWQKEKDRIKNFTTNEKATVDQHFKELVRDLQMQRDEVKAALEQREKLASENIKEIVQELEERSKLLQEDKDTRDQIHQISDSVLFLQEFGTLMRNYVPPTSLPTYSVLLEGDSMSPSMGLLRDDLLNVCMRHVEKICKADLGRNFIERNHMENGDHRYMFNNYEWNQPDSLKRFSMYLSPKGNGTKLPFQFSSMGQSSPGDFSKQSDGSLYTKTAYPSIVRHQSAKVTPQTWKSSKQSVLSQYRPFYVNKGNGVTSNEAP; translated from the exons ATGGAAACGGGGAGCGCAGCCAGGACAAACGGCACCGCTGTGAAACAAGAGGATGCGAAGAGCCAGTCCAGCCCGAAGAAAAATGGAGAGGAAGCCAAgaagcccaccagccccagcaggggagaggagacgGTGAAGAGCACTGGGGGCTCGTCTCTGGAGACAGGGCAAGTGAAGAGCTCTCTCTTCCCTGGCGGGGAATGGAAGAGGCCCATCATCCAGCTGGTGGAGTCCGCCGATGAGAAGCGGTCAAGCTACTTCAGCATGGACTCGGGGGACACCAAGAAGTTGCCGTACTCGGGAGTGCAGCTGGGAGACTTCAAGAAGCCCCCGTTCTCGTTCACAGAAAAGGGGGACTTCAAGAAACCCTTCCTGGCAGCAGAGCTGAAGAAGAACTTCTTGGCCACtgatggggaaggaaggaagccaCTGTTTCCTAGCTCGCAGTTTGGGGACCTGAAGAAGCCGTCTCTCCCTTTTGTAGAGACCGGGGACCTGAGGAAACTAAACTTCAACAGGCCTGAGCGTGTGGCTGGGTCAAGGCCCAGGGTGAAGCTGGAAGATGTCTTGTGCGACTCCTGCATCGACAACAAGCAGAAGGCCGTGAAGTCCTGCCTGGTGTGCCAGGCTTCCTTCTGCGACCTGCATCTCAAGCCCCATCTGGAGGGTGCCGCTTTCCGGGATCACCAGCTGCTGGACCCCATCAGGGACTTTGAGGCGAGGAAGTGCCCGGTGCACGGGAAGACCATGGAGCTGTTTTGTCAGACAGACCAGATGTGCATCTGCTACCTCTGCATGTTCCAGGAGCACAAGAACCACAGCACGGTGACGGTGGAGGTCGAGAAAGCAGGGAAAGAG GCTGAGCTCTCGCTGCagaaggagcagctgcagctgaagaTCATCGAGATCGAAGATGAGGTGGATAAGTGGCAGAAGGAGAAGGACCGCATCAAG AACTTCACCACCAATGAGAAAGCCACGGTGGACCAGCATTTCAAAGAGCTGGTGCGTGACCTGCAGATGCAGCGGGACGAGGTGAAAGCTGCCTTGGAACAGAGGGAAAAGCTAGCGAGTGAGAACATCAAAGAAATTGTGCAGGAGCTGGAAGAGAGATCCAAGTTGCTGCAGGAAGACAAGGACACCAGGGACCAGATACATCAGATCAGCGACTCGGTGCTCTTCCTGCAG GAATTTGGGACTTTGATGAGGAACTACGTCCCCCCGACATCTCTTCCCACCTACAGCGTCCTGCTGGAAGGAGACAGCATGAGTCCGTCCATGGGGCTTCTCCGCGACGACCTGCTGAATGTCTGCATGAGGCACGTGGAGAAGATCTGCAAGGCAGACCTTGGCCGAAACTTCATCGAGAGGAACCACATGGAGAACG GTGATCACCGCTACATGTTCAACAACTACGAGTGGAACCAGCCTGACAGCCTGAAGAGATTCTCCATGTATCTGTCTCCCAAAG GCAATGGCACCAAGCTGCCATTTCAGTTCTCCTCGATGGGACAGAGCTCACCTGGGGACTTCAGCAAGCAGTCTGATGGGAGCCTCTACACCAAGACTG CTTACCCTTCAATAGTGAGGCACCAGTCTGCCAAGGTGACACCCCAGACATGGAAATCCTCCAAGCAGTCTGTGCTG TCCCAGTATCGCCCCTTTTACGTCAACAAAGGCAACGGAGTCACCTCCAACGAGGCGCCTTGA
- the TRIM29 gene encoding tripartite motif-containing protein 29 isoform X2: protein METGSAARTNGTAVKQEDAKSQSSPKKNGEEAKKPTSPSRGEETVKSTGGSSLETGQVKSSLFPGGEWKRPIIQLVESADEKRSSYFSMDSGDTKKLPYSGVQLGDFKKPPFSFTEKGDFKKPFLAAELKKNFLATDGEGRKPLFPSSQFGDLKKPSLPFVETGDLRKLNFNRPERVAGSRPRVKLEDVLCDSCIDNKQKAVKSCLVCQASFCDLHLKPHLEGAAFRDHQLLDPIRDFEARKCPVHGKTMELFCQTDQMCICYLCMFQEHKNHSTVTVEVEKAGKEAELSLQKEQLQLKIIEIEDEVDKWQKEKDRIKNFTTNEKATVDQHFKELVRDLQMQRDEVKAALEQREKLASENIKEIVQELEERSKLLQEDKDTRDQIHQISDSVLFLQEFGTLMRNYVPPTSLPTYSVLLEGDSMSPSMGLLRDDLLNVCMRHVEKICKADLGRNFIERNHMENGDHRYMFNNYEWNQPDSLKRFSMYLSPKGNFNTRSWEYSSLQATEEALGASNPAFSLKGNGTKLPFQFSSMGQSSPGDFSKQSDGSLYTKTAYPSIVRHQSAKVTPQTWKSSKQSVLSQYRPFYVNKGNGVTSNEAP, encoded by the exons ATGGAAACGGGGAGCGCAGCCAGGACAAACGGCACCGCTGTGAAACAAGAGGATGCGAAGAGCCAGTCCAGCCCGAAGAAAAATGGAGAGGAAGCCAAgaagcccaccagccccagcaggggagaggagacgGTGAAGAGCACTGGGGGCTCGTCTCTGGAGACAGGGCAAGTGAAGAGCTCTCTCTTCCCTGGCGGGGAATGGAAGAGGCCCATCATCCAGCTGGTGGAGTCCGCCGATGAGAAGCGGTCAAGCTACTTCAGCATGGACTCGGGGGACACCAAGAAGTTGCCGTACTCGGGAGTGCAGCTGGGAGACTTCAAGAAGCCCCCGTTCTCGTTCACAGAAAAGGGGGACTTCAAGAAACCCTTCCTGGCAGCAGAGCTGAAGAAGAACTTCTTGGCCACtgatggggaaggaaggaagccaCTGTTTCCTAGCTCGCAGTTTGGGGACCTGAAGAAGCCGTCTCTCCCTTTTGTAGAGACCGGGGACCTGAGGAAACTAAACTTCAACAGGCCTGAGCGTGTGGCTGGGTCAAGGCCCAGGGTGAAGCTGGAAGATGTCTTGTGCGACTCCTGCATCGACAACAAGCAGAAGGCCGTGAAGTCCTGCCTGGTGTGCCAGGCTTCCTTCTGCGACCTGCATCTCAAGCCCCATCTGGAGGGTGCCGCTTTCCGGGATCACCAGCTGCTGGACCCCATCAGGGACTTTGAGGCGAGGAAGTGCCCGGTGCACGGGAAGACCATGGAGCTGTTTTGTCAGACAGACCAGATGTGCATCTGCTACCTCTGCATGTTCCAGGAGCACAAGAACCACAGCACGGTGACGGTGGAGGTCGAGAAAGCAGGGAAAGAG GCTGAGCTCTCGCTGCagaaggagcagctgcagctgaagaTCATCGAGATCGAAGATGAGGTGGATAAGTGGCAGAAGGAGAAGGACCGCATCAAG AACTTCACCACCAATGAGAAAGCCACGGTGGACCAGCATTTCAAAGAGCTGGTGCGTGACCTGCAGATGCAGCGGGACGAGGTGAAAGCTGCCTTGGAACAGAGGGAAAAGCTAGCGAGTGAGAACATCAAAGAAATTGTGCAGGAGCTGGAAGAGAGATCCAAGTTGCTGCAGGAAGACAAGGACACCAGGGACCAGATACATCAGATCAGCGACTCGGTGCTCTTCCTGCAG GAATTTGGGACTTTGATGAGGAACTACGTCCCCCCGACATCTCTTCCCACCTACAGCGTCCTGCTGGAAGGAGACAGCATGAGTCCGTCCATGGGGCTTCTCCGCGACGACCTGCTGAATGTCTGCATGAGGCACGTGGAGAAGATCTGCAAGGCAGACCTTGGCCGAAACTTCATCGAGAGGAACCACATGGAGAACG GTGATCACCGCTACATGTTCAACAACTACGAGTGGAACCAGCCTGACAGCCTGAAGAGATTCTCCATGTATCTGTCTCCCAAAG GCAATTTCAACACGCGATCCTGGGAGTATTCCAGCCTCCAAGCTACAGAGGAGGCTCTTGGTGCTAGCAACCCTGCCTTCTCCTTGAAAG GCAATGGCACCAAGCTGCCATTTCAGTTCTCCTCGATGGGACAGAGCTCACCTGGGGACTTCAGCAAGCAGTCTGATGGGAGCCTCTACACCAAGACTG CTTACCCTTCAATAGTGAGGCACCAGTCTGCCAAGGTGACACCCCAGACATGGAAATCCTCCAAGCAGTCTGTGCTG TCCCAGTATCGCCCCTTTTACGTCAACAAAGGCAACGGAGTCACCTCCAACGAGGCGCCTTGA
- the TRIM29 gene encoding tripartite motif-containing protein 29 isoform X1 has protein sequence METGSAARTNGTAVKQEDAKSQSSPKKNGEEAKKPTSPSRGEETVKSTGGSSLETGQVKSSLFPGGEWKRPIIQLVESADEKRSSYFSMDSGDTKKLPYSGVQLGDFKKPPFSFTEKGDFKKPFLAAELKKNFLATDGEGRKPLFPSSQFGDLKKPSLPFVETGDLRKLNFNRPERVAGSRPRVKLEDVLCDSCIDNKQKAVKSCLVCQASFCDLHLKPHLEGAAFRDHQLLDPIRDFEARKCPVHGKTMELFCQTDQMCICYLCMFQEHKNHSTVTVEVEKAGKEAELSLQKEQLQLKIIEIEDEVDKWQKEKDRIKNFTTNEKATVDQHFKELVRDLQMQRDEVKAALEQREKLASENIKEIVQELEERSKLLQEDKDTRDQIHQISDSVLFLQEFGTLMRNYVPPTSLPTYSVLLEGDSMSPSMGLLRDDLLNVCMRHVEKICKADLGRNFIERNHMENGDHRYMFNNYEWNQPDSLKRFSMYLSPKGNFNTRSWEYSSLQATEEALGASNPAFSLKVGNGTKLPFQFSSMGQSSPGDFSKQSDGSLYTKTAYPSIVRHQSAKVTPQTWKSSKQSVLSQYRPFYVNKGNGVTSNEAP, from the exons ATGGAAACGGGGAGCGCAGCCAGGACAAACGGCACCGCTGTGAAACAAGAGGATGCGAAGAGCCAGTCCAGCCCGAAGAAAAATGGAGAGGAAGCCAAgaagcccaccagccccagcaggggagaggagacgGTGAAGAGCACTGGGGGCTCGTCTCTGGAGACAGGGCAAGTGAAGAGCTCTCTCTTCCCTGGCGGGGAATGGAAGAGGCCCATCATCCAGCTGGTGGAGTCCGCCGATGAGAAGCGGTCAAGCTACTTCAGCATGGACTCGGGGGACACCAAGAAGTTGCCGTACTCGGGAGTGCAGCTGGGAGACTTCAAGAAGCCCCCGTTCTCGTTCACAGAAAAGGGGGACTTCAAGAAACCCTTCCTGGCAGCAGAGCTGAAGAAGAACTTCTTGGCCACtgatggggaaggaaggaagccaCTGTTTCCTAGCTCGCAGTTTGGGGACCTGAAGAAGCCGTCTCTCCCTTTTGTAGAGACCGGGGACCTGAGGAAACTAAACTTCAACAGGCCTGAGCGTGTGGCTGGGTCAAGGCCCAGGGTGAAGCTGGAAGATGTCTTGTGCGACTCCTGCATCGACAACAAGCAGAAGGCCGTGAAGTCCTGCCTGGTGTGCCAGGCTTCCTTCTGCGACCTGCATCTCAAGCCCCATCTGGAGGGTGCCGCTTTCCGGGATCACCAGCTGCTGGACCCCATCAGGGACTTTGAGGCGAGGAAGTGCCCGGTGCACGGGAAGACCATGGAGCTGTTTTGTCAGACAGACCAGATGTGCATCTGCTACCTCTGCATGTTCCAGGAGCACAAGAACCACAGCACGGTGACGGTGGAGGTCGAGAAAGCAGGGAAAGAG GCTGAGCTCTCGCTGCagaaggagcagctgcagctgaagaTCATCGAGATCGAAGATGAGGTGGATAAGTGGCAGAAGGAGAAGGACCGCATCAAG AACTTCACCACCAATGAGAAAGCCACGGTGGACCAGCATTTCAAAGAGCTGGTGCGTGACCTGCAGATGCAGCGGGACGAGGTGAAAGCTGCCTTGGAACAGAGGGAAAAGCTAGCGAGTGAGAACATCAAAGAAATTGTGCAGGAGCTGGAAGAGAGATCCAAGTTGCTGCAGGAAGACAAGGACACCAGGGACCAGATACATCAGATCAGCGACTCGGTGCTCTTCCTGCAG GAATTTGGGACTTTGATGAGGAACTACGTCCCCCCGACATCTCTTCCCACCTACAGCGTCCTGCTGGAAGGAGACAGCATGAGTCCGTCCATGGGGCTTCTCCGCGACGACCTGCTGAATGTCTGCATGAGGCACGTGGAGAAGATCTGCAAGGCAGACCTTGGCCGAAACTTCATCGAGAGGAACCACATGGAGAACG GTGATCACCGCTACATGTTCAACAACTACGAGTGGAACCAGCCTGACAGCCTGAAGAGATTCTCCATGTATCTGTCTCCCAAAG GCAATTTCAACACGCGATCCTGGGAGTATTCCAGCCTCCAAGCTACAGAGGAGGCTCTTGGTGCTAGCAACCCTGCCTTCTCCTTGAAAG TAGGCAATGGCACCAAGCTGCCATTTCAGTTCTCCTCGATGGGACAGAGCTCACCTGGGGACTTCAGCAAGCAGTCTGATGGGAGCCTCTACACCAAGACTG CTTACCCTTCAATAGTGAGGCACCAGTCTGCCAAGGTGACACCCCAGACATGGAAATCCTCCAAGCAGTCTGTGCTG TCCCAGTATCGCCCCTTTTACGTCAACAAAGGCAACGGAGTCACCTCCAACGAGGCGCCTTGA
- the TRIM29 gene encoding tripartite motif-containing protein 29 isoform X3, with the protein METGSAARTNGTAVKQEDAKSQSSPKKNGEEAKKPTSPSRGEETVKSTGGSSLETGQVKSSLFPGGEWKRPIIQLVESADEKRSSYFSMDSGDTKKLPYSGVQLGDFKKPPFSFTEKGDFKKPFLAAELKKNFLATDGEGRKPLFPSSQFGDLKKPSLPFVETGDLRKLNFNRPERVAGSRPRVKLEDVLCDSCIDNKQKAVKSCLVCQASFCDLHLKPHLEGAAFRDHQLLDPIRDFEARKCPVHGKTMELFCQTDQMCICYLCMFQEHKNHSTVTVEVEKAGKEAELSLQKEQLQLKIIEIEDEVDKWQKEKDRIKNFTTNEKATVDQHFKELVRDLQMQRDEVKAALEQREKLASENIKEIVQELEERSKLLQEDKDTRDQIHQISDSVLFLQEFGTLMRNYVPPTSLPTYSVLLEGDSMSPSMGLLRDDLLNVCMRHVEKICKADLGRNFIERNHMENGDHRYMFNNYEWNQPDSLKRFSMYLSPKVGNGTKLPFQFSSMGQSSPGDFSKQSDGSLYTKTAYPSIVRHQSAKVTPQTWKSSKQSVLSQYRPFYVNKGNGVTSNEAP; encoded by the exons ATGGAAACGGGGAGCGCAGCCAGGACAAACGGCACCGCTGTGAAACAAGAGGATGCGAAGAGCCAGTCCAGCCCGAAGAAAAATGGAGAGGAAGCCAAgaagcccaccagccccagcaggggagaggagacgGTGAAGAGCACTGGGGGCTCGTCTCTGGAGACAGGGCAAGTGAAGAGCTCTCTCTTCCCTGGCGGGGAATGGAAGAGGCCCATCATCCAGCTGGTGGAGTCCGCCGATGAGAAGCGGTCAAGCTACTTCAGCATGGACTCGGGGGACACCAAGAAGTTGCCGTACTCGGGAGTGCAGCTGGGAGACTTCAAGAAGCCCCCGTTCTCGTTCACAGAAAAGGGGGACTTCAAGAAACCCTTCCTGGCAGCAGAGCTGAAGAAGAACTTCTTGGCCACtgatggggaaggaaggaagccaCTGTTTCCTAGCTCGCAGTTTGGGGACCTGAAGAAGCCGTCTCTCCCTTTTGTAGAGACCGGGGACCTGAGGAAACTAAACTTCAACAGGCCTGAGCGTGTGGCTGGGTCAAGGCCCAGGGTGAAGCTGGAAGATGTCTTGTGCGACTCCTGCATCGACAACAAGCAGAAGGCCGTGAAGTCCTGCCTGGTGTGCCAGGCTTCCTTCTGCGACCTGCATCTCAAGCCCCATCTGGAGGGTGCCGCTTTCCGGGATCACCAGCTGCTGGACCCCATCAGGGACTTTGAGGCGAGGAAGTGCCCGGTGCACGGGAAGACCATGGAGCTGTTTTGTCAGACAGACCAGATGTGCATCTGCTACCTCTGCATGTTCCAGGAGCACAAGAACCACAGCACGGTGACGGTGGAGGTCGAGAAAGCAGGGAAAGAG GCTGAGCTCTCGCTGCagaaggagcagctgcagctgaagaTCATCGAGATCGAAGATGAGGTGGATAAGTGGCAGAAGGAGAAGGACCGCATCAAG AACTTCACCACCAATGAGAAAGCCACGGTGGACCAGCATTTCAAAGAGCTGGTGCGTGACCTGCAGATGCAGCGGGACGAGGTGAAAGCTGCCTTGGAACAGAGGGAAAAGCTAGCGAGTGAGAACATCAAAGAAATTGTGCAGGAGCTGGAAGAGAGATCCAAGTTGCTGCAGGAAGACAAGGACACCAGGGACCAGATACATCAGATCAGCGACTCGGTGCTCTTCCTGCAG GAATTTGGGACTTTGATGAGGAACTACGTCCCCCCGACATCTCTTCCCACCTACAGCGTCCTGCTGGAAGGAGACAGCATGAGTCCGTCCATGGGGCTTCTCCGCGACGACCTGCTGAATGTCTGCATGAGGCACGTGGAGAAGATCTGCAAGGCAGACCTTGGCCGAAACTTCATCGAGAGGAACCACATGGAGAACG GTGATCACCGCTACATGTTCAACAACTACGAGTGGAACCAGCCTGACAGCCTGAAGAGATTCTCCATGTATCTGTCTCCCAAAG TAGGCAATGGCACCAAGCTGCCATTTCAGTTCTCCTCGATGGGACAGAGCTCACCTGGGGACTTCAGCAAGCAGTCTGATGGGAGCCTCTACACCAAGACTG CTTACCCTTCAATAGTGAGGCACCAGTCTGCCAAGGTGACACCCCAGACATGGAAATCCTCCAAGCAGTCTGTGCTG TCCCAGTATCGCCCCTTTTACGTCAACAAAGGCAACGGAGTCACCTCCAACGAGGCGCCTTGA